Proteins encoded within one genomic window of Fibrobacter sp. UWB16:
- a CDS encoding nitroreductase family protein: protein MRYFSEIYHESTQYIPHGSGDPVIMHWEKQAYADKRYEGCNRYPLTAAFMPLLAPISADYLNPVCVYAVVHGGDVPDGVYYVDREESKLVKLGGADARKSILASFPEQDFITEAQTIFIYTGLLERAVWRFREAAYRQVQMDVGSACANTILLAKSRGQKVFALGGFVDDSIAVALKLGATEMPMAAIAVFPEKSMVAFNSVDDGVGELAYSNHAEMSAYVGEAESNFEISRYPSRFMLQNHLENIDDLNLCMKVRRLNVQALPGDEFPLTPSKFTNEYYLRELWYLRTDKKVAAPFVHGTLDLDDFSSLLRWLELAQLNAFGAGLIKIWVVVFDVMFVYAGVYRYIPVRKSIYMQSGSANPKKFNKCFAVPEQVQNSMFAVVLTSNLNESCQVLGNRGYRYMNLNAGVLAESLYVSARLLNKTAREEHFFYHDELKKLLDIPETESIISTVLIGKSPAR, encoded by the coding sequence ATGCGCTATTTTTCGGAAATTTACCACGAATCGACCCAGTATATTCCCCATGGAAGTGGGGATCCCGTCATTATGCACTGGGAAAAGCAAGCGTATGCCGATAAGCGTTATGAGGGGTGCAATCGCTATCCTCTGACGGCCGCATTCATGCCGCTTTTGGCACCGATTTCGGCGGATTATCTGAATCCGGTTTGCGTCTATGCCGTGGTGCATGGGGGAGACGTCCCCGATGGCGTTTACTACGTGGATCGCGAGGAATCGAAGCTCGTCAAGTTGGGCGGTGCTGATGCTCGCAAATCAATTCTTGCATCGTTTCCGGAACAGGATTTTATAACCGAAGCGCAGACGATTTTCATTTACACAGGGCTCTTGGAACGAGCGGTTTGGCGATTCCGCGAGGCGGCGTATCGACAGGTGCAAATGGATGTGGGCTCTGCTTGCGCCAATACGATTCTTTTGGCAAAGTCGCGCGGGCAAAAAGTCTTTGCGCTAGGCGGGTTTGTCGATGATTCTATTGCGGTTGCGCTCAAGCTTGGGGCGACTGAAATGCCGATGGCGGCGATTGCTGTGTTTCCGGAAAAGAGCATGGTCGCATTCAATTCCGTCGATGATGGCGTCGGTGAACTTGCGTATTCGAACCATGCGGAGATGAGTGCGTATGTGGGCGAGGCGGAGAGTAATTTTGAAATTTCTCGCTATCCGTCGCGATTCATGTTGCAGAACCATCTCGAAAATATTGACGATTTGAACCTTTGCATGAAGGTGCGCCGTTTGAATGTGCAGGCGCTCCCGGGCGATGAATTTCCGCTGACGCCGTCGAAGTTTACGAACGAGTATTATTTGCGTGAACTGTGGTATTTGCGCACCGATAAAAAAGTCGCCGCGCCTTTTGTTCACGGAACGCTAGACTTGGATGATTTCTCGTCGTTGTTGCGCTGGTTGGAACTTGCGCAGTTGAACGCATTTGGCGCAGGACTTATAAAAATTTGGGTGGTGGTTTTTGATGTGATGTTCGTGTATGCAGGCGTGTACCGCTACATCCCAGTTCGCAAGTCCATCTACATGCAAAGCGGTTCTGCCAATCCGAAAAAGTTTAACAAGTGCTTTGCCGTTCCCGAACAAGTTCAAAATTCCATGTTCGCCGTGGTGCTTACTTCGAACTTGAATGAATCCTGCCAAGTGCTTGGAAATCGCGGCTACCGCTACATGAACTTGAATGCGGGCGTGCTCGCCGAATCGCTTTACGTCTCCGCGCGCTTGCTCAACAAGACCGCTCGCGAAGAACATTTCTTCTATCACGACGAACTCAAAAAGCTTCTCGACATTCCCGAAACCGAAAGCATCATCTCGACCGTGCTAATCGGAAAAAGTCCCGCGAGATAG
- a CDS encoding LrgB family protein, whose amino-acid sequence MFGIILTIIAFELGVTIRNKWRNPLLNPILIATILIIGFLTVTGIKYETYKVGGDYISFFLGPVTVLLAVPLYRHIQALKNNWLPILTGILVGCITSIACVIACAKIFNISKTLMLSLIPKSITIPMGSVVSEQIGGIPSITIVAIVITGITGAVTAPLVCKFFRIGNPVAQGVAIGTASHALGTTKAMEIGEVQGAMSSLSIGVAGVMTVFVTPVLLKVFA is encoded by the coding sequence ATGTTTGGAATTATTCTTACAATCATCGCTTTTGAGCTTGGCGTCACCATCCGCAACAAATGGCGTAACCCGCTTTTGAACCCAATTCTCATCGCCACCATTCTCATCATCGGATTTTTAACCGTCACGGGAATCAAATACGAAACATACAAAGTAGGCGGCGATTATATTTCGTTCTTTCTCGGACCTGTAACAGTTCTGCTTGCCGTTCCTTTGTACAGACACATCCAGGCACTCAAAAACAACTGGCTCCCGATTTTAACGGGAATTCTCGTGGGTTGCATCACAAGCATCGCCTGCGTGATCGCTTGCGCCAAAATTTTCAACATCAGCAAGACTCTGATGCTTTCGCTCATTCCGAAGTCCATCACCATTCCGATGGGTTCCGTGGTATCCGAGCAGATTGGCGGTATTCCGTCCATCACGATTGTGGCGATTGTCATTACGGGAATTACAGGCGCCGTGACAGCACCGCTCGTTTGCAAATTTTTCCGCATCGGGAATCCGGTTGCGCAAGGCGTTGCCATCGGAACCGCAAGCCATGCGCTTGGAACGACAAAGGCGATGGAAATTGGAGAAGTTCAGGGTGCGATGAGCAGTTTGTCCATCGGAGTCGCGGGCGTGATGACCGTATTCGTGACGCCGGTATTGCTTAAAGTGTTTGCGTAA
- a CDS encoding CidA/LrgA family protein: MRVLLQLALILGICYAGDLIHDYTGIPVPGNILGMLILLLLLCLKIVKLDQIREVSDFFLKRLSFFFLPPAIGLMLVGDDVKSQWPLLLFLCIVITVVTMVTTGWTVQLLSKKNKNKN; the protein is encoded by the coding sequence ATGCGAGTACTTTTACAACTAGCCCTGATTTTGGGAATTTGCTACGCAGGCGACCTCATTCATGATTACACGGGCATTCCCGTTCCCGGCAACATTCTCGGAATGCTCATCCTGCTCTTGTTACTTTGCCTAAAAATCGTGAAACTCGACCAGATTCGCGAAGTGAGCGATTTCTTCTTGAAGCGCCTTTCGTTCTTCTTCTTGCCCCCTGCAATCGGCCTTATGCTCGTCGGCGATGACGTTAAAAGTCAATGGCCACTATTGCTGTTCCTCTGCATCGTGATTACGGTCGTGACCATGGTAACAACCGGCTGGACCGTTCAACTTTTAAGCAAAAAGAACAAAAACAAAAATTGA
- the fmt gene encoding methionyl-tRNA formyltransferase, producing the protein MKIVFMGTPAFAAQFLEHLVASDNEVLAVVTQPDRPAGRGRVLTPPPVKEAALKHNLPVLQPTDLKSPEFEADLRKYDADLYVVVAYSILPKNILGITKFGAVNVHGSLLPKYRGAAPVQRAIADGLKETGVTVFRLDEKMDHGPILAQRTVVIDHQDTTASLLDKMVAPGCDALDDALNQLKNGCEKDLTQDHAQASGAPKIKKEEGLIDFNLPARTIHDRIRAFNPWPGGYGKLGGRMVYLRQTDTPENGPSLAPGVVEFKDNRLFVGTGEGVLEVIEIQAEGKKPMPVADFMRGIQKREGLQFC; encoded by the coding sequence ATGAAAATTGTATTTATGGGAACGCCCGCGTTTGCGGCACAATTCTTGGAGCACCTCGTTGCTTCCGATAACGAAGTTTTAGCTGTTGTCACACAGCCCGATCGCCCGGCAGGCCGTGGCCGCGTGCTTACGCCTCCGCCTGTGAAAGAGGCTGCGCTCAAGCACAATTTGCCGGTCTTGCAGCCGACGGACTTGAAGTCTCCTGAATTCGAAGCAGACCTCCGCAAGTACGATGCCGATTTGTATGTCGTCGTGGCGTATTCCATCTTGCCCAAGAACATTCTGGGCATCACGAAGTTTGGTGCTGTGAACGTTCACGGCAGTTTGCTCCCGAAGTACCGCGGTGCCGCCCCGGTGCAGCGTGCCATTGCCGATGGCCTCAAGGAAACGGGCGTGACCGTTTTCCGCTTGGACGAAAAGATGGATCACGGTCCGATTCTTGCACAACGCACGGTCGTGATTGACCATCAGGACACAACCGCAAGCTTGCTCGACAAAATGGTCGCTCCGGGTTGCGATGCTTTGGACGATGCTTTGAACCAGCTCAAGAACGGTTGCGAAAAGGATTTGACGCAAGACCACGCTCAGGCAAGTGGCGCTCCGAAAATCAAGAAAGAAGAAGGCTTGATCGATTTCAATTTGCCGGCACGCACGATTCACGATCGCATCCGTGCATTCAATCCGTGGCCGGGTGGCTATGGAAAGCTCGGTGGCCGCATGGTGTACTTGCGCCAGACGGATACTCCCGAAAATGGTCCGAGTCTTGCTCCGGGCGTTGTCGAATTCAAGGACAACCGACTCTTTGTCGGCACTGGTGAAGGCGTTCTCGAAGTGATTGAAATTCAGGCCGAAGGCAAAAAGCCGATGCCTGTGGCTGATTTTATGCGTGGCATTCAAAAGCGCGAGGGACTTCAATTTTGCTAA
- a CDS encoding transcription antitermination factor NusB: MLTEREEAYRVLLLWQKDGSFIKESGLSPFAMELALGVCRRHLYLEYFVKSLTKKLPSLEARVILEMGLFQMFFMDVPDYAAINDSVELAKSANLGESTARLVNAVLRTARRQGEPALPPQRVRRVSVENSVPEWLVRRWFDVYGGDRAEALAKATLERPTEWIRVNLQKTSAPVLAEKIGITGASILYDRFIEIPRDVGVKLLLALPEFVKGEFSFQNPSAFEVVKLLDLKPGLKVWDACAAPGGKTALMAEMDSSLEILASDSSASRLEKMQDLMNRLGLTNIKTEVIDLAPAQAPATSPQHSSLLSRLSSKFDRILLDVPCSNMGVIARRPESVYRMTPESINEVAELQFRILENASAALAPGGRLVYATCSPDPTETTRVIARFVKAHPEFVKVGEPVLPGLKDSRLDGFFAQALEYKK, from the coding sequence TTGCTAACGGAACGTGAAGAAGCCTATCGAGTTCTTTTGCTTTGGCAAAAAGACGGCTCGTTCATCAAGGAAAGCGGACTTTCTCCTTTTGCGATGGAACTTGCTCTGGGCGTTTGCCGCAGGCACTTGTACCTTGAATATTTCGTCAAGTCGCTCACAAAGAAATTGCCATCGCTCGAAGCCCGCGTGATTCTTGAAATGGGCCTCTTCCAGATGTTCTTTATGGACGTGCCGGATTACGCTGCGATTAACGATAGCGTGGAACTTGCAAAGTCTGCAAATCTTGGCGAGAGTACTGCGCGGCTTGTGAACGCGGTGCTTCGCACTGCTCGCCGCCAGGGCGAGCCTGCGCTTCCACCGCAGCGCGTTCGCCGCGTGAGCGTCGAGAATTCCGTTCCCGAATGGCTTGTGCGTCGTTGGTTCGACGTGTACGGTGGCGACCGCGCCGAAGCCTTGGCGAAGGCGACGCTGGAGCGCCCGACCGAATGGATCCGCGTGAACTTGCAAAAGACGAGCGCTCCGGTGCTTGCCGAAAAAATCGGCATTACGGGCGCCTCGATTCTCTACGACCGCTTTATTGAAATCCCGCGTGACGTGGGCGTGAAGCTCTTGCTTGCGCTTCCGGAATTTGTGAAGGGTGAATTCTCGTTCCAGAATCCGTCTGCATTTGAAGTCGTGAAACTCCTCGACTTGAAGCCTGGCTTGAAAGTCTGGGACGCTTGTGCTGCTCCCGGCGGCAAGACCGCTCTCATGGCAGAAATGGATAGCTCGCTTGAAATTCTTGCGAGCGATTCGTCCGCCTCGCGTCTTGAAAAGATGCAGGACCTGATGAACCGCCTCGGCCTTACAAACATCAAGACCGAAGTCATCGACCTTGCCCCAGCCCAAGCTCCCGCGACCTCCCCGCAGCATTCCTCTCTCCTCTCTCGTCTCTCGTCTAAGTTCGACCGCATCCTCCTAGACGTTCCTTGTAGCAACATGGGCGTGATCGCTCGCCGTCCAGAATCCGTCTACCGCATGACTCCGGAATCCATCAACGAAGTCGCCGAGCTACAGTTCCGGATTCTTGAAAATGCATCTGCCGCACTCGCTCCAGGCGGGCGCCTCGTGTATGCCACTTGCAGCCCCGACCCGACGGAAACAACGCGAGTTATCGCACGATTTGTCAAGGCTCATCCTGAATTTGTGAAAGTTGGCGAGCCCGTTTTGCCTGGCCTCAAGGATTCTCGTCTCGATGGCTTTTTTGCACAAGCTTTGGAATACAAAAAATGA
- a CDS encoding A/G-specific adenine glycosylase — MTPDSLKRLREWFRANAAELPWRPADLDAMRDPYAVWISETMLQQTQVSTVKDYFIRWMRRFPDVETLAKADEAEVFNYWQGLGYYSRARNILKTAKIVAALCSASRTTGMRKMPETRKELEALPGIGAYTAGAILSLAYHKREAILDGNLVRIFSRLYELDFLPTDKVKERRCPSRNRVRDDRFGMTVKEARMTSNETGVTEKSSSEIYWEYAWEVADSPKAYMHNEALMELGRTVCKTKSPLCETCPLRGECRAFLDGRTAEFPPTKKRTEKNWHGTVLVIESADEKILAVNGGQKFLDKQLALPHFESARHATVALPAKAEDYINADEVESVEHCGTFRHSITVHKIECDILHVRLATRAKATHLPKSIVNSEKPTAFEWIEKAKAFETFANSFSLKALKKIF, encoded by the coding sequence ATGACTCCTGATTCTTTGAAACGTTTGCGCGAGTGGTTCAGGGCGAACGCGGCAGAATTGCCGTGGAGACCTGCGGACTTGGACGCAATGCGCGATCCGTATGCCGTATGGATCAGCGAGACGATGTTGCAACAGACGCAGGTTTCAACAGTCAAGGATTATTTTATCCGTTGGATGAGGCGGTTCCCGGATGTGGAGACGCTCGCCAAGGCTGATGAAGCCGAAGTTTTCAATTACTGGCAAGGTCTTGGGTATTACAGCCGCGCTAGGAATATATTGAAGACGGCGAAGATTGTAGCCGCCCTTTGCTCAGCATCGAGGACGACGGGAATGCGAAAGATGCCCGAGACGCGCAAGGAACTCGAAGCGCTACCTGGAATCGGAGCATACACAGCTGGGGCCATTTTAAGCCTCGCCTACCATAAACGCGAAGCGATTTTGGACGGTAATCTCGTCAGGATTTTTAGCCGATTGTACGAACTTGACTTTCTGCCGACTGACAAAGTCAAAGAAAGGAGATGCCCGTCCCGGAACAGAGTCCGGGATGACAGATTTGGCATGACAGTCAAAGAAGCACGCATGACAAGTAACGAAACGGGCGTGACAGAAAAATCATCCTCCGAGATTTATTGGGAATATGCGTGGGAAGTGGCGGATTCTCCGAAGGCCTACATGCACAACGAAGCTCTGATGGAGCTCGGACGAACAGTTTGCAAGACAAAGTCTCCGCTCTGCGAAACCTGCCCGCTCCGCGGTGAATGTCGCGCGTTCTTGGATGGCCGCACAGCTGAATTTCCACCCACTAAAAAGCGTACCGAAAAGAACTGGCACGGAACCGTACTTGTTATTGAAAGTGCGGACGAAAAAATTTTAGCAGTGAACGGCGGGCAAAAATTCCTGGACAAGCAACTTGCACTCCCGCATTTCGAAAGCGCTCGCCATGCAACCGTAGCTCTCCCCGCCAAGGCAGAAGATTACATCAACGCCGACGAGGTCGAATCCGTTGAACACTGCGGAACATTCCGCCACAGCATCACGGTGCATAAAATTGAATGCGATATATTGCATGTGCGACTCGCAACTAGGGCAAAAGCAACTCATTTGCCTAAATCAATCGTGAATAGCGAAAAACCAACCGCTTTTGAATGGATAGAAAAAGCGAAAGCCTTTGAGACTTTCGCAAATTCATTCAGTTTAAAAGCTTTAAAAAAAATATTTTAG
- a CDS encoding glycosyltransferase, whose product MTTASSSTKLKASDKLDSRPAIFGRKVTSTFRKMFSFDHRPPGNIRTCWIPPLVALTPLLNVPKLLKLRFYLKKERQKRDPDDVRILFYSDNLDETNGIANNLRNVIPYMRAHGMKAYLAGSAFNTRPCGVIENSYCILLPRLFSMEQLGYANSELAIPRISPALRLLKRYPIDMIELETPSPGAWVVCLCAWIAGIKVFSHYRTDVPTYAKTLVKAKWMHTYVLWLMRIFYWMARPVISPCDDYANILQKDLKVPANQVQILPRGLPLDRFSPTLRGKGAWEKFGSERANKPVRFAFIGRISKEKNLEFLNSVWSKFSAKHDDVELMYVGYGWYLEEIKKQFKDNPSVCFAGEQGGEMLASLYADADFFLFPSTTDTFGNVVVEAMSTGTPAIVSNYGGPHDIVQDDSCGRILPIDEAKWLETLEECRTIKLEKPELYEQMRIDSHKRSERYTLASSTKTQFEYFRKLKQETYGI is encoded by the coding sequence ATGACGACTGCGTCAAGTTCAACAAAGCTCAAGGCTAGCGACAAGCTCGATTCTCGCCCGGCCATCTTTGGACGCAAAGTCACGAGCACCTTCCGCAAGATGTTCTCGTTTGACCACAGACCGCCCGGAAACATCCGCACTTGCTGGATCCCGCCATTGGTAGCGCTCACGCCTCTCCTGAACGTGCCCAAGCTCCTAAAATTGCGTTTCTATTTGAAAAAGGAACGCCAAAAAAGAGACCCGGACGATGTGCGCATTCTGTTTTACTCGGACAATCTGGACGAGACGAACGGCATTGCGAACAACTTGAGAAACGTGATTCCGTACATGCGCGCACATGGCATGAAGGCTTACCTCGCCGGCAGTGCATTCAACACCCGCCCTTGCGGTGTGATTGAAAACAGCTACTGCATTTTGTTGCCGCGCTTGTTCAGCATGGAACAGCTCGGGTACGCGAACAGCGAACTTGCCATTCCGCGCATTTCGCCGGCACTGAGATTGCTCAAGCGCTACCCGATTGACATGATTGAACTGGAAACCCCGAGCCCTGGCGCTTGGGTCGTTTGCCTATGTGCATGGATTGCAGGCATCAAGGTCTTTAGCCACTACCGCACCGACGTGCCGACTTACGCAAAAACGCTTGTGAAGGCGAAATGGATGCACACGTACGTACTTTGGCTCATGCGCATTTTCTACTGGATGGCACGCCCGGTCATCAGCCCTTGCGATGACTATGCAAACATTCTGCAAAAAGACTTGAAGGTGCCTGCAAACCAGGTGCAGATTCTCCCCCGTGGGCTGCCGCTGGATCGTTTCTCGCCGACATTGCGCGGTAAAGGCGCTTGGGAAAAGTTCGGCAGCGAACGAGCTAACAAGCCTGTACGATTTGCTTTTATCGGTAGAATTTCCAAAGAAAAGAATCTGGAATTTTTGAACTCTGTGTGGAGCAAGTTCTCTGCTAAGCATGACGATGTAGAACTCATGTACGTGGGTTACGGCTGGTATCTTGAAGAAATCAAGAAGCAGTTCAAGGACAATCCGAGCGTATGCTTTGCTGGCGAACAGGGCGGCGAGATGCTCGCAAGCCTTTATGCGGATGCGGACTTTTTCTTGTTCCCGAGCACGACGGACACGTTCGGCAATGTGGTTGTAGAAGCGATGTCTACGGGCACGCCCGCTATCGTAAGCAACTACGGTGGTCCGCACGACATTGTGCAGGATGACAGCTGCGGACGCATTTTGCCGATTGACGAAGCAAAGTGGCTGGAAACGCTCGAAGAATGCCGCACCATCAAGCTTGAGAAGCCGGAACTCTACGAACAGATGCGCATCGACAGCCACAAGCGCAGCGAACGCTACACGCTTGCAAGCTCGACCAAGACGCAGTTCGAATATTTCAGGAAACTCAAGCAGGAAACGTACGGGATTTGA
- the hisA gene encoding phosphoribosylformimino-5-aminoimidazole carboxamide ribotide isomerase — translation MTKFRPCIDLHDGKVKQIVGSSLSDSGTGLKTNFETDRSSAWFAELYKRDGIKGGHVIMLGKGNESAAKDALSAYPGGLQVGGGINAQNALEYIQAGASHVIVTSWIFPDGKLDRERLAELVRTVGKEHLILDLSCKRTGMVDGKPQWKIATNRWQTIIDIEINKETLEDLAKSCDEFLIHAADVEGKQQGMDDELIKYLAENSPIPVTYAGGAKSLEDLEHCKEISNGKIDLTIGSALDLFGGKGVKYDDCVKFNKAQG, via the coding sequence ATGACTAAGTTTAGACCTTGCATCGACCTGCACGATGGAAAAGTAAAGCAGATTGTCGGAAGTTCACTCTCCGACAGCGGAACTGGACTTAAGACCAATTTTGAAACTGACAGATCATCCGCATGGTTTGCCGAACTCTACAAGAGAGACGGCATCAAAGGCGGGCACGTGATTATGCTTGGCAAGGGAAACGAGAGCGCGGCAAAGGACGCGCTTTCGGCGTATCCAGGGGGCCTGCAAGTTGGCGGTGGCATTAATGCCCAGAACGCACTGGAGTACATCCAGGCCGGCGCATCGCATGTGATTGTGACGAGCTGGATTTTCCCCGACGGAAAACTCGACCGCGAACGTTTAGCAGAACTCGTGCGCACGGTTGGCAAGGAACATTTGATCTTGGACTTGAGTTGCAAGCGTACCGGCATGGTCGACGGCAAGCCGCAGTGGAAGATTGCAACCAACCGCTGGCAGACAATTATCGATATCGAAATCAACAAGGAAACGCTCGAAGACCTAGCCAAGAGCTGTGATGAATTCTTGATTCACGCAGCAGATGTCGAAGGCAAGCAGCAGGGCATGGACGACGAGCTCATCAAGTACCTCGCCGAGAACAGCCCAATTCCTGTGACATATGCAGGTGGCGCAAAATCGCTTGAAGACTTGGAACATTGCAAGGAAATTTCGAACGGCAAAATAGACCTCACTATTGGTAGTGCATTAGACTTGTTCGGTGGCAAAGGAGTGAAGTATGACGACTGCGTCAAGTTCAACAAAGCTCAAGGCTAG
- a CDS encoding lipocalin-like domain-containing protein codes for MRLQIKNITLTICALFALSATAYAATVTEPQGADRALTVSDFMPHKAITKEFNETWSYQFVFDNGTRAFVNYSLLNVPGSGRKIGCDLSFWNFKGKTYSVGRQYPPERLVANKEKSTITIKTDEYILQNKPGKGHRVLYSADKGGKFLLDVTFESAVQGMVPGNGVWTYGKEKFAQYIHIPYGRVTGKIAYNEDTLTVKGYAYMDQTWQTTQATEIAARTINFSTSDKSPMHAGRITLTTDGQIMGYALYNGPQGMKVAIPTKVKEGGADYNGKKFPKTTLAFEWKNGVPAMVFPVNKVLQKASLLDKIEGWFAKKAMKIAAGGEVLFYRGRSKNGLGKNIDWAITGVKD; via the coding sequence ATGAGATTACAAATAAAAAATATTACGCTTACCATTTGCGCATTGTTCGCCCTTTCTGCAACAGCATATGCAGCAACCGTTACGGAACCTCAAGGTGCCGACAGAGCCCTCACTGTAAGCGATTTTATGCCCCACAAGGCTATCACCAAGGAATTCAACGAAACTTGGAGTTACCAGTTCGTGTTCGACAACGGCACGCGCGCCTTTGTGAACTATTCCCTGCTCAACGTACCTGGATCGGGCCGCAAAATCGGCTGCGACTTGAGCTTTTGGAACTTCAAGGGTAAAACCTATTCCGTCGGTCGCCAGTACCCGCCTGAACGCCTTGTCGCAAACAAGGAAAAATCAACGATTACCATCAAGACGGACGAATACATTCTCCAGAACAAACCGGGTAAAGGCCACCGCGTCCTTTACAGTGCCGACAAGGGTGGAAAGTTCCTCCTGGACGTGACATTTGAAAGTGCTGTCCAGGGGATGGTTCCCGGGAACGGAGTCTGGACTTACGGCAAGGAAAAGTTTGCCCAGTATATCCATATTCCGTACGGTCGCGTGACGGGTAAGATTGCCTACAACGAAGATACTTTGACGGTCAAGGGCTATGCCTACATGGACCAGACTTGGCAAACTACCCAGGCAACGGAAATCGCCGCACGTACCATCAACTTTAGCACAAGCGACAAATCACCGATGCACGCCGGACGTATTACGCTCACGACGGATGGGCAGATTATGGGTTACGCCTTGTACAACGGCCCGCAGGGCATGAAGGTCGCCATCCCGACTAAGGTCAAGGAAGGCGGTGCCGACTACAATGGCAAGAAGTTCCCCAAAACGACATTAGCCTTCGAATGGAAGAACGGCGTCCCGGCCATGGTGTTCCCCGTGAACAAGGTTTTGCAGAAGGCTTCGCTTTTGGACAAGATTGAAGGCTGGTTTGCAAAGAAGGCCATGAAGATCGCCGCCGGTGGCGAAGTGCTCTTCTACCGTGGTAGAAGCAAGAACGGTCTCGGCAAGAATATCGACTGGGCAATTACAGGGGTCAAGGACTAA
- a CDS encoding GDP-mannose 4,6-dehydratase: MSILVTGGTGSLGYSILSNLSGTNHELYSFSDELPQPWQKVEGVQYLTGDLLDFRNVLEMIQKVSPTHIYHLASQSSVGLSYKKPYETLNINLLGTQTLLEAVRQVVPKAKVLLLSSSEIYGRTEQQLTYLHKETDPPNPLTPYATSKACMEILGNQFRNANGLHIVFARPFHFTGPHHSRRFVIPSIAYQLVKIKYYGAEPVIYSGSLDVSRDVVDVRDVARAAIQILNTAESGEAFNICCGKSYTFRELVEMLVDISGVSVDFRFDPGYDRCNDIPLLIGDPTKIMNLGWKPMICMEDCLSDLFNEMVVRRRVELKMGMGRDLRL, from the coding sequence ATGAGTATATTGGTTACCGGGGGAACGGGATCACTTGGGTACAGTATTCTATCTAACTTAAGCGGCACTAATCACGAGCTGTACAGCTTCAGTGATGAACTTCCGCAGCCGTGGCAAAAGGTCGAAGGAGTACAGTACCTGACCGGTGATTTGCTAGACTTCAGGAATGTGCTGGAAATGATTCAGAAAGTTTCACCGACGCACATTTACCATTTGGCTAGCCAATCCTCTGTGGGGCTCAGCTACAAGAAGCCTTACGAAACGCTCAACATCAACTTGTTGGGTACGCAGACGCTACTCGAAGCGGTGCGACAGGTTGTGCCGAAGGCAAAAGTTTTGCTCCTCAGCAGTAGCGAAATCTACGGCCGAACAGAACAGCAATTGACATACTTGCACAAGGAAACAGACCCTCCTAACCCGCTTACTCCGTATGCCACGTCCAAGGCATGCATGGAAATTCTCGGGAACCAGTTCCGCAATGCAAACGGCTTGCACATCGTGTTTGCTCGCCCGTTCCACTTTACGGGTCCGCATCACAGCCGCCGCTTTGTAATCCCATCCATCGCCTACCAGCTAGTGAAGATAAAGTATTACGGAGCAGAACCGGTCATTTATTCGGGAAGCCTCGACGTAAGCCGTGACGTGGTTGACGTTCGTGACGTTGCCCGCGCCGCCATCCAGATTTTGAATACCGCCGAATCCGGCGAAGCATTCAACATTTGCTGCGGAAAGTCCTACACGTTCCGCGAACTCGTGGAAATGCTCGTGGACATCTCCGGCGTGAGCGTGGACTTCCGTTTTGACCCGGGTTACGACCGTTGCAACGATATTCCGCTCTTGATTGGCGACCCCACCAAGATTATGAATCTCGGCTGGAAACCCATGATTTGCATGGAAGACTGCCTCTCGGACTTGTTCAACGAAATGGTGGTCCGCCGCCGCGTAGAACTCAAGATGGGCATGGGCCGCGACTTGCGCCTGTAA